A genomic region of Nitrospira sp. contains the following coding sequences:
- a CDS encoding cupin domain-containing protein — protein sequence MPDSMGWCWCAMAYYGFQGCGACAFFGSTTHAHGGTTMRIIFSVLLILGLVQTTVSVRAEPQDFTVTAVMKGSTTISGQKIEYPKTDKAEMASVLVEIQPGKENGRHMHAVPSYVHVLEGTMTVEFEDGARQTFNAGSGFLEVVNTVHSAKNLGEIPLRLLVVFVGEEGKPNLIRPVKHQASDATQ from the coding sequence ATGCCCGACTCAATGGGATGGTGCTGGTGCGCGATGGCTTACTACGGCTTCCAAGGGTGTGGGGCATGCGCGTTCTTCGGTTCAACAACACATGCTCATGGGGGTACGACGATGAGAATCATTTTCTCAGTCCTCTTGATTCTGGGGTTGGTCCAGACGACCGTCTCAGTGCGTGCAGAGCCACAAGATTTCACAGTGACAGCGGTGATGAAAGGTTCCACGACGATCAGTGGCCAGAAGATCGAATATCCCAAAACCGACAAGGCGGAAATGGCCTCGGTCCTGGTCGAAATCCAACCGGGGAAGGAGAATGGTCGTCACATGCATGCCGTGCCCAGCTACGTCCACGTCCTTGAGGGAACTATGACGGTGGAATTTGAGGATGGCGCTCGACAGACATTTAACGCTGGGAGCGGGTTTCTGGAAGTTGTGAACACCGTGCATAGCGCAAAGAATTTAGGTGAGATACCGTTGAGATTATTGGTGGTCTTCGTCGGTGAAGAGGGAAAGCCGAATCTTATCCGACCCGTAAAACATCAGGCATCAGATGCGACACAATGA
- a CDS encoding type II toxin-antitoxin system HicB family antitoxin, which yields MLLFTEEDSEAGFTTTSWRNIVVEEGPNNFGAYVADLPGCVAVGRSEEEVLHLIHEAIEFHLEDTDDLKGSGLSFRQLPARRA from the coding sequence ATGTTGCTCTTCACGGAGGAAGATTCTGAGGCAGGATTCACTACCACATCTTGGCGCAACATCGTGGTTGAGGAAGGTCCAAACAATTTCGGGGCGTATGTTGCCGATCTCCCCGGATGCGTTGCCGTAGGGAGATCCGAAGAAGAAGTCTTACACCTGATTCACGAAGCTATCGAGTTTCATCTTGAGGACACCGACGACCTGAAGGGGTCAGGTCTATCATTTAGACAGCTTCCTGCTCGCCGCGCTTGA
- a CDS encoding sigma-70 family RNA polymerase sigma factor, protein MNAASTIRRSRASSSMDPQSVKNFDTLYKDHADLIYRFAHRLCGEPEAAKDLVQETFLNAYRGFDKFRGDAKISTWLYTIASRACLRMRRRRKGAPERELSLEEFIPTSDGEFRLQIPIDGLSPEAALHNKQLRAALDAAINQLPKKYKTVLVLRDMEEVSAKEVGAIMGLNERAVKSRLHRARLFVRRQLSARGLGEPLTDHNHDPRG, encoded by the coding sequence ATGAATGCCGCATCCACAATTCGCCGCTCGCGGGCCTCGTCCTCCATGGATCCTCAATCCGTGAAGAACTTTGATACGCTGTACAAGGATCATGCAGACCTCATCTATCGCTTCGCCCATCGTTTGTGCGGCGAACCGGAAGCGGCGAAAGATCTGGTACAAGAGACCTTTTTGAATGCCTATCGAGGCTTCGACAAGTTCCGTGGTGACGCCAAGATTTCGACGTGGCTCTATACCATCGCCTCACGGGCATGCCTGCGCATGCGGCGCAGACGGAAAGGTGCCCCGGAACGAGAGTTATCCCTCGAGGAATTCATCCCGACATCTGATGGCGAGTTCCGTTTGCAAATTCCGATCGATGGACTCAGCCCTGAAGCCGCGCTCCACAATAAGCAATTGCGAGCCGCGCTCGATGCTGCGATCAACCAGTTACCGAAGAAGTACAAAACCGTCTTGGTGCTTCGCGACATGGAAGAGGTCAGCGCCAAGGAAGTCGGAGCCATCATGGGCTTGAACGAGCGCGCGGTGAAATCGCGCTTGCACCGGGCTCGACTGTTTGTACGCCGTCAACTCAGTGCGCGAGGCCTCGGTGAACCACTCACTGATCACAACCACGACCCACGTGGGTAA
- a CDS encoding ribosome biogenesis GTPase Der produces MPRKKSAPTQEPTLPLPPTEGGPPPLVAIIGRPNVGKSTLFNKILGAKIAIVDDIPGVTRDRNYADATYRNRKFRLVDTGGLDLSSSDSMLTLIRRQSELAITEADILIVLLDGRSGLTPPDHEVVRLLRGVTKPLFYVINKIDTPKSEPLLADFYKLGADELYPISAEHGLGVAELLDDIYPLLPSVDEADVPPLPRVAVVGRPNVGKSTLVNALLGEERVVVSNVPGTTRDPIDSLVTHQDQRYVFTDTAGIRRRGKIDRGVEGYSVLRSLRAIGRSDIGVLLLDGVEGVTEQDTKIAGSILKQGRACILLINKWDLRDGDTQARQEYELELRRRLSFLTWAPILYGSALKPDSVHRLFPLLKDVHAMFTKRVPTGALNTWLQKILDTHPLPARKHKPSAVTKSAYITQVATKPPVFALFVGHPEDLTPSYLKYLENQLRETYHFTGTPLRLMVRKK; encoded by the coding sequence ATGCCGCGCAAGAAATCCGCTCCCACACAAGAACCGACGCTGCCGTTGCCCCCAACAGAAGGGGGACCACCGCCGCTTGTGGCCATCATCGGCCGACCGAACGTGGGAAAGTCGACGCTGTTCAACAAGATCTTAGGCGCAAAGATCGCTATTGTGGACGACATCCCCGGCGTGACCCGCGACCGGAACTATGCGGATGCCACCTACCGTAATCGAAAGTTTCGGTTGGTCGACACGGGAGGGCTTGATCTCTCTTCATCAGATAGCATGTTGACCCTGATTCGACGGCAGTCGGAACTGGCGATCACCGAAGCGGATATCCTCATCGTTCTGTTGGACGGTCGATCGGGATTGACCCCGCCGGATCATGAAGTGGTGCGGCTACTACGCGGAGTGACCAAACCTCTGTTCTATGTGATCAACAAGATCGACACTCCGAAATCAGAGCCCCTCCTCGCCGACTTCTACAAATTGGGTGCCGACGAGCTCTATCCCATCTCCGCCGAACATGGCCTGGGTGTCGCTGAATTACTGGATGACATCTATCCGCTCCTTCCATCGGTTGACGAAGCAGACGTGCCACCACTGCCTCGCGTGGCCGTGGTGGGACGCCCGAACGTTGGCAAGTCCACCCTCGTAAATGCGTTGCTGGGAGAAGAACGGGTCGTCGTCAGCAATGTGCCAGGAACGACGCGCGATCCCATCGACTCGTTGGTCACACACCAGGATCAACGCTACGTGTTCACTGACACAGCAGGCATCAGGCGACGCGGCAAGATCGACCGTGGAGTGGAAGGCTACAGCGTCCTCCGATCACTCAGAGCCATCGGTCGGTCCGACATCGGGGTCCTTCTCCTGGATGGGGTGGAAGGAGTCACGGAACAAGACACCAAGATCGCTGGATCCATTCTCAAGCAAGGCCGCGCCTGCATTCTCCTGATCAACAAATGGGACTTACGAGACGGAGATACTCAGGCCCGACAAGAATATGAGCTGGAACTCCGCCGACGGCTTTCCTTTCTGACCTGGGCTCCAATCCTGTATGGATCAGCTCTCAAGCCGGACTCCGTCCACCGTCTTTTCCCGCTCCTCAAGGACGTGCACGCTATGTTCACCAAGCGTGTCCCCACTGGCGCGCTGAATACCTGGCTACAGAAAATTCTCGACACCCATCCGTTGCCGGCCCGCAAGCACAAGCCGTCGGCTGTCACGAAGTCCGCCTATATCACCCAGGTGGCCACCAAACCGCCGGTCTTTGCCTTATTTGTCGGCCACCCGGAAGACCTCACGCCTTCGTACTTGAAGTATTTGGAGAATCAACTGCGCGAGACCTACCACTTCACCGGCACCCCGCTCCGCCTCATGGTCAGGAAGAAGTAA
- a CDS encoding haloacid dehalogenase gives MTQQAASSAQHVVDWTHIDDVLLDMDGTLLDRHFDNFFFEEELPRRYATLHAIPFEEACDRLMAMYRSVEGELAWTDLDYWTKRVGLDVVAMHKELDHMIGFLPGAEEFLRHLRQLGKPVTIVTNAHSTGVSVKVAKTGLDRYVNRIVDAFEVGYLKMRPEYWPNCQRLLGFDPSRSLFMDDDEGCLMAAKAFGVAHLVHSAKSSSQLPPAPLPQFLSIAGFAPLFNGR, from the coding sequence ATGACTCAGCAGGCAGCATCCAGTGCACAGCACGTTGTCGACTGGACTCACATTGACGACGTGCTGCTCGATATGGACGGCACGTTGCTCGATCGCCATTTCGATAACTTCTTTTTCGAGGAGGAGCTGCCGCGTCGGTACGCCACGCTCCACGCCATCCCGTTTGAGGAGGCTTGTGATCGCCTGATGGCGATGTACCGGTCAGTCGAAGGCGAACTGGCGTGGACGGACCTCGATTACTGGACGAAGCGGGTCGGTCTCGACGTGGTGGCGATGCACAAGGAACTCGATCACATGATCGGTTTTCTGCCCGGTGCCGAGGAATTTTTGCGCCATCTTCGGCAACTCGGGAAGCCTGTGACCATCGTGACGAACGCCCATTCTACCGGTGTATCGGTTAAAGTCGCCAAGACTGGGTTGGATCGGTACGTCAACCGCATTGTAGACGCGTTTGAGGTTGGCTATCTCAAGATGCGGCCGGAGTATTGGCCGAACTGTCAACGCTTGTTGGGGTTCGATCCGTCGAGATCTTTGTTTATGGATGACGATGAGGGCTGTCTGATGGCCGCGAAAGCATTCGGGGTGGCCCACTTGGTTCACAGCGCCAAGTCGAGTTCGCAATTACCGCCGGCGCCGCTTCCCCAGTTTCTCTCCATTGCCGGATTTGCACCGCTGTTCAATGGCCGCTAA
- a CDS encoding class I SAM-dependent methyltransferase: MKITEDSNIAPGGSQVPNSVSQSPCYTTGAMGFYGDHIFPRLMEWVMAGEEFQRLRQRLLAVTQGEVLELGIGTGLNLLHYPETVRNLYAVDPTVLLPKTVLARSASLPFPVHIEQGAAEAMTHANQYFDYVVSTWTLCTIPNPVQALQEVARVLKPGGHFLFLEHGRSEDQKIAAWQDRLNPIQNVVGCGCHLNRQIDRLITQSGLSIAHLDRFSMQSVPRLAGEMYRGTATRQH; the protein is encoded by the coding sequence ATGAAAATAACGGAGGACTCTAACATAGCCCCAGGGGGGTCACAAGTTCCCAACTCGGTCAGCCAAAGCCCCTGTTATACTACCGGCGCAATGGGATTCTACGGCGATCATATTTTTCCTCGCCTCATGGAGTGGGTGATGGCGGGTGAGGAATTTCAACGCTTGCGTCAGAGGCTCCTGGCCGTAACCCAGGGAGAGGTCCTGGAGCTCGGCATAGGGACTGGGCTCAATCTCCTCCACTATCCCGAGACTGTCAGAAATCTGTACGCCGTCGATCCGACCGTTCTTCTCCCGAAGACGGTTCTCGCACGGAGCGCCTCTCTGCCCTTTCCCGTCCACATCGAGCAGGGCGCCGCTGAGGCGATGACTCACGCCAATCAATATTTCGATTATGTCGTCAGCACCTGGACGCTCTGTACGATTCCCAATCCGGTGCAAGCGTTACAGGAAGTGGCGCGGGTGCTGAAGCCGGGAGGACATTTTCTATTCCTGGAACATGGGCGCAGCGAGGACCAGAAGATTGCCGCGTGGCAGGACCGGTTGAATCCAATTCAAAATGTAGTGGGCTGTGGATGTCACCTGAACCGGCAGATTGATCGACTGATTACCCAATCCGGCCTATCAATCGCTCACCTTGATCGATTCAGCATGCAGAGTGTGCCAAGATTGGCTGGTGAGATGTACCGAGGCACGGCAACCAGACAGCATTAG
- a CDS encoding leucine--tRNA ligase yields MSKGYDHHAIETKWQQYWEEHRTFRVTEDSSKPKFYCLDMFPYPSGAGLHVGHLEGYTATDIVSRYKRMKGFNVLHPMGWDAFGLPAEQYAVKTGIHPALTTAQNIATFKRQMKRVGLSYDWERELSTTDPQYYRWTQWIFLKLFERGLAYVAEVPVNWCPALGTVLANEEIVDGKSEVGGFDVIRKPMRQWVLKITAYADRLLEDLPLVDWPSSTLEMQKNWIGRSIGAEVDFVLADQNGAIRVFTTRPDTLFGATYMVLAPEHPLVDVITRVEQKEPVAAYRAAAAKKSDLQRQELEKEKAGVFTGGYAINPANQERLPIWIADYVLMSYGTGAIMAVPAHDERDWAFAQQYALSIREVISGGNVQNAAFTDTDRGKVVNSSTGDGTFSLNGLTPSEAIPKITDWLVKQGQGTRAVNYKLRDWLFARQRYWGEPFPIVWVDGEARPLPEEQLPLVLPDSNNFKPSGTGESPLANLDQWLVTTDPTTNKPARRETNTMPQWAGSCWYYLRFIDPKNATQLVDPEKERYWMPVDLYIGGSEHAVLHLLYARFWHKVLFDIGVVSTPEPFKKLVHQGIVLGEDNQKMSKSRGNVVNPDDMIDQFGADAVRLYEMFMGPLEAMKPWSIRGVEGVTRFLERVWRLMVDEQGRLSHAVVLAEPSLDHQRLLHQTIKKVTEDIEALRFNTAISQMMIFTNEMTKAQQRSRLVIEPFVLLLSPFAPHVAEELWDVLGHQPSVSQQPWPIFDPAMTMSERMIIPVQVNGRLRAKIDVPVGTSRDELERLARAEAAEWIQGKESKKVIYVEKKLLNFVV; encoded by the coding sequence ATGAGTAAAGGATACGATCATCACGCCATCGAAACGAAGTGGCAGCAATACTGGGAGGAGCACCGGACGTTTCGCGTCACAGAAGATTCCAGTAAGCCAAAATTTTATTGTCTCGACATGTTTCCCTATCCGTCCGGAGCCGGACTCCATGTCGGCCATCTCGAAGGGTATACCGCGACCGATATTGTCTCGCGCTATAAGCGGATGAAGGGCTTCAACGTTCTGCATCCGATGGGCTGGGATGCCTTTGGGTTGCCGGCGGAACAGTACGCCGTCAAAACTGGGATCCACCCCGCTCTTACCACCGCTCAAAACATTGCCACGTTCAAACGCCAGATGAAGCGTGTGGGGCTCTCGTATGACTGGGAGCGAGAACTCAGCACCACCGATCCGCAGTACTATCGGTGGACGCAATGGATTTTCCTGAAGCTCTTCGAACGGGGATTGGCCTACGTGGCGGAAGTTCCTGTGAACTGGTGTCCGGCGCTCGGCACCGTGCTGGCCAATGAAGAAATCGTCGACGGCAAGAGTGAAGTGGGTGGCTTCGATGTGATTCGCAAGCCGATGCGCCAATGGGTGCTCAAGATTACGGCTTACGCCGATCGACTGCTTGAAGACTTACCACTCGTCGACTGGCCTTCCAGTACGCTGGAGATGCAAAAGAATTGGATTGGCCGTTCGATCGGCGCGGAGGTCGATTTTGTCCTGGCAGATCAGAACGGCGCGATTCGCGTGTTCACGACCAGACCGGACACGCTGTTCGGCGCGACCTATATGGTTCTGGCGCCTGAACATCCGCTGGTAGATGTGATCACGAGGGTGGAACAGAAAGAGCCTGTTGCAGCCTATCGGGCGGCGGCGGCGAAAAAGAGTGATCTCCAACGGCAAGAGCTCGAAAAAGAAAAGGCCGGCGTCTTCACCGGCGGCTACGCGATCAATCCGGCAAACCAGGAACGGTTGCCGATTTGGATCGCCGACTATGTACTGATGAGTTATGGAACCGGGGCCATCATGGCGGTGCCGGCGCATGACGAGCGAGACTGGGCGTTCGCGCAACAATACGCGTTGTCGATTCGCGAGGTCATTTCCGGCGGGAATGTTCAGAACGCGGCCTTCACTGATACGGATCGCGGGAAGGTCGTGAATTCGTCCACTGGCGATGGCACGTTCTCACTCAACGGCCTCACGCCTTCCGAGGCGATTCCGAAGATCACCGATTGGTTGGTGAAGCAAGGACAGGGCACGCGAGCGGTCAACTACAAACTCCGGGACTGGCTCTTTGCCCGCCAGCGCTATTGGGGGGAGCCGTTTCCCATTGTGTGGGTGGACGGAGAAGCGCGTCCGCTTCCGGAAGAGCAGCTTCCCCTCGTGTTGCCGGATTCCAACAACTTTAAGCCGTCCGGCACAGGAGAGAGTCCATTGGCGAACTTGGACCAGTGGCTCGTCACCACCGATCCCACTACCAATAAACCGGCTCGGCGCGAGACCAACACCATGCCGCAGTGGGCCGGATCTTGCTGGTACTACCTGCGATTCATCGATCCTAAGAACGCAACACAGCTCGTTGATCCTGAAAAAGAGCGCTATTGGATGCCCGTAGACCTGTACATCGGGGGCAGCGAACATGCCGTCCTGCATCTTCTGTATGCTCGGTTCTGGCATAAAGTTCTGTTCGATATCGGCGTCGTGAGCACTCCTGAGCCATTCAAGAAATTAGTCCATCAGGGTATCGTCTTGGGAGAAGACAATCAGAAGATGTCGAAGTCCCGGGGAAACGTGGTGAACCCGGACGACATGATCGATCAGTTCGGCGCAGATGCCGTACGCCTCTATGAGATGTTCATGGGACCGCTCGAAGCGATGAAACCCTGGAGTATCAGAGGGGTGGAAGGCGTGACCCGTTTCTTGGAACGAGTCTGGCGGCTGATGGTCGATGAACAAGGCCGGCTCTCACACGCCGTCGTCTTAGCTGAACCGAGCCTTGATCACCAACGGTTGCTTCATCAAACCATCAAGAAGGTGACTGAGGACATCGAGGCCCTCCGGTTCAACACGGCGATCTCACAGATGATGATTTTCACGAATGAGATGACGAAGGCGCAGCAACGGTCTCGATTGGTGATCGAGCCGTTCGTCTTGCTGCTCTCGCCGTTCGCGCCGCATGTTGCCGAGGAACTCTGGGACGTGCTGGGGCACCAACCTAGTGTGTCACAACAGCCTTGGCCGATCTTCGATCCAGCGATGACGATGAGCGAGCGCATGATCATCCCGGTTCAGGTCAATGGTCGGCTTCGGGCGAAGATCGATGTTCCCGTAGGCACGTCGCGTGATGAGCTCGAACGACTGGCTCGCGCAGAGGCGGCGGAGTGGATCCAAGGTAAAGAATCAAAAAAGGTGATCTACGTCGAAAAGAAGTTGCTTAACTTCGTGGTGTGA
- the holA gene encoding DNA polymerase III subunit delta, translating into MASTVSPVQLEVALKQQAPGSLYLIVGEEDLLRDSALAAIKRAALGSEGDEFNYELFYGDDASGTDIRNSVAVVPVFAERRVVVVKAAEKLTARESEPLLDSVNNPVDSTTLVFVSPKLDGRLKFSQALARAACMVDCSPLREAQLPSWIAREAERVGLRLEDAAAYVLQEACGASLYGLRRELEKLASYVPANQAVTAADVHLLRGMEPGASVFDLTLAIAEGRRGQALSIVARNLEAGEAPLRILGSLAWQYRRLWKIKELLANGGRENEAARSLRMDPLKVRSFLDRFSERHLQAALGLFLETDGRLKGGSGSRPRMVLERLLLKLCEGTASTHGEQPNRPPASPKRVPGQVLSNVRTIKSRTAR; encoded by the coding sequence ATGGCATCCACCGTGAGCCCTGTGCAACTAGAGGTGGCGCTGAAACAGCAGGCGCCCGGGTCTCTGTACCTCATTGTGGGGGAAGAAGACCTTCTGCGGGATTCCGCGCTTGCTGCCATCAAGCGCGCGGCTCTTGGCAGCGAAGGAGATGAATTCAATTATGAACTATTTTATGGAGATGACGCGAGCGGAACCGATATTCGGAACAGTGTGGCGGTTGTGCCAGTCTTCGCGGAGCGTCGCGTCGTTGTGGTGAAGGCGGCGGAAAAACTGACTGCTCGAGAAAGCGAGCCGCTGCTCGACAGTGTGAACAATCCGGTGGACTCCACGACGCTGGTGTTCGTGAGCCCGAAGCTGGATGGTCGGCTGAAATTTTCACAAGCTCTGGCGCGCGCGGCATGTATGGTCGATTGCTCGCCCCTCCGCGAGGCGCAGCTGCCTTCTTGGATTGCCCGTGAAGCGGAACGGGTCGGGCTTCGCTTAGAGGACGCAGCGGCCTACGTACTGCAGGAGGCTTGCGGCGCATCGCTCTATGGATTACGGAGAGAACTGGAGAAGCTGGCTTCCTATGTGCCGGCCAATCAGGCGGTGACCGCCGCCGATGTGCATCTGTTGCGTGGGATGGAGCCGGGGGCCTCTGTGTTCGACTTGACGTTGGCTATCGCGGAGGGTCGCCGTGGACAGGCGCTTTCCATTGTGGCGCGGAATCTAGAAGCAGGAGAAGCCCCGCTTCGGATCCTTGGCTCGCTTGCGTGGCAGTATCGCCGTCTCTGGAAGATCAAAGAGCTGCTGGCCAATGGCGGTCGTGAAAATGAGGCAGCGAGGAGCTTGCGCATGGACCCGTTGAAGGTCCGCTCCTTTCTCGATCGGTTTTCCGAGCGACATCTTCAAGCCGCGCTCGGGCTCTTTCTGGAAACCGATGGGAGGCTGAAAGGGGGCAGCGGCAGTCGGCCAAGAATGGTGCTGGAGCGACTGCTGCTGAAGCTGTGCGAAGGTACCGCAAGTACACACGGTGAACAGCCGAACCGTCCTCCGGCGTCACCGAAGCGGGTTCCTGGACAGGTACTGTCGAACGTCCGGACGATTAAGAGCCGGACAGCCCGTTGA
- a CDS encoding 30S ribosomal protein S20: protein MPQIHKSTIRRARQAERRHDRNRATMNAVKTIIKKVQSAVAGKKADEAKTTLLEATSAIGKAVSKGALHPNTASRRISRLALHVNGLSGS from the coding sequence ATGCCTCAGATTCATAAATCGACGATTCGACGTGCGCGTCAAGCTGAGCGACGACATGATCGGAACCGGGCCACGATGAACGCGGTGAAGACGATCATCAAGAAGGTTCAGTCCGCCGTAGCCGGGAAAAAGGCTGACGAGGCCAAAACCACCTTGCTGGAAGCCACCTCGGCGATCGGGAAAGCCGTTTCGAAAGGTGCGCTTCATCCCAATACCGCATCTCGCCGAATTTCTCGCCTGGCGTTGCACGTCAACGGGCTGTCCGGCTCTTAA
- the pyrF gene encoding orotidine-5'-phosphate decarboxylase, translating to MVKTTARDRLIFALDVPSAAEADRLLDRLQGHISFVKVGLELYTAAGPEMVKRIVERGMRVFLDLKFLDIEETVRRATSRVADMGVEFLTIHANRKALIAAVQGREGSALKLLAVTVLTNFDSQDLREMGIQRTVQDLVTARAALASEVGCDGVVASGEEAAAIRQKVGRDFVVVTPGVRPAGKGVDDHARATTPTQTIASGADYLVIGRPIRDAEDPAATVAAITAEMQAAFDARG from the coding sequence ATGGTGAAGACTACGGCACGTGACCGACTCATCTTTGCATTGGATGTGCCCTCAGCGGCGGAAGCAGACCGGCTCTTAGACCGGCTCCAGGGGCATATTTCGTTCGTCAAGGTCGGCCTTGAGCTCTACACCGCAGCAGGCCCCGAGATGGTGAAGCGGATTGTGGAGCGGGGCATGCGGGTGTTTCTCGACCTTAAATTTCTCGACATCGAAGAGACAGTTCGCCGCGCGACAAGTCGGGTTGCGGACATGGGAGTGGAGTTTTTAACCATCCACGCGAACCGCAAGGCGCTGATAGCGGCTGTGCAAGGGCGAGAGGGTTCGGCACTGAAGCTGCTCGCCGTGACCGTGCTGACAAATTTCGACAGTCAGGACCTCCGGGAAATGGGGATACAGCGGACGGTTCAAGATCTGGTCACAGCCCGGGCAGCGCTCGCTTCAGAAGTTGGCTGCGACGGGGTGGTGGCCTCCGGTGAAGAAGCAGCGGCCATCCGGCAGAAAGTCGGGCGAGACTTTGTGGTTGTCACGCCGGGAGTCCGGCCAGCCGGCAAGGGAGTCGACGACCATGCACGGGCCACGACGCCTACGCAGACGATCGCGTCCGGTGCAGATTATCTTGTGATCGGCCGACCTATTCGTGATGCGGAAGACCCAGCAGCAACAGTGGCGGCCATCACTGCAGAGATGCAGGCGGCCTTTGATGCACGAGGGTAG
- a CDS encoding NAD(P)/FAD-dependent oxidoreductase: MPIGVNVQRSARTSRTQLRSLVQKVVEKHSVKNPTPSTHETSTADVAIIGGGAAGLAAAIAAREHSQDARIYLLDGAKSLGAKILVSGGGRCNVTHDRVTSKDFFGNRHIIRNVLAACSLEQTIAWLTSLGIELKREDTGKMFPTTDKARTVLNALLARARDSGVTVCPDHRVNKVTRSESGFQVRHRYGLLHATRLILATGGQSLPKTGSDGFGYRLARFLGHHVTPTVPALVPLLLHHSMFHTTLSGLSQEVVLTTQVDGREADRRTGSLLWTHFGISGPVVMDASRFWTLATNQGVRVDLYGNFVPGRSSEALKEWFIRQTVEHPKRSVVRTLSLLVPDRFAESLCRHSSCDPQHIMAQVARTDRDRLLNALTRFRFPIESDRGWNFAEVTAGGVPLEEIDYRTMESKLLPGLYLAGELLDCDGRIGGFNFQWAWTTGGLAGRSAAKSLLTRNRHQEAHN; this comes from the coding sequence GTGCCTATCGGTGTGAACGTTCAACGCTCCGCGAGGACGTCACGGACTCAGCTGCGAAGTCTTGTACAGAAAGTGGTTGAGAAACACTCCGTGAAGAATCCAACACCATCCACCCATGAAACATCCACGGCGGATGTCGCCATTATTGGCGGAGGAGCGGCTGGCCTTGCCGCTGCCATCGCAGCTAGAGAACACAGCCAAGACGCAAGGATTTACCTGCTCGATGGGGCGAAGTCATTGGGGGCCAAAATTCTGGTCTCAGGCGGAGGACGTTGCAATGTCACGCATGATCGCGTGACATCGAAGGATTTTTTTGGCAACCGACACATCATCCGCAACGTTCTTGCAGCGTGTTCACTTGAACAGACAATCGCATGGCTTACCTCATTGGGTATTGAATTGAAACGCGAAGACACCGGCAAGATGTTTCCCACCACCGACAAGGCACGCACTGTTCTCAATGCACTGCTTGCGCGTGCGCGGGATTCGGGTGTCACGGTATGCCCAGATCATCGTGTGAACAAGGTCACGCGGTCCGAATCCGGCTTTCAAGTTCGGCATAGGTATGGCCTGCTCCATGCCACCCGACTCATTCTCGCCACCGGTGGTCAGTCGTTGCCGAAAACAGGCAGCGATGGATTTGGGTATCGGCTGGCCCGCTTTCTCGGCCATCACGTGACACCAACGGTTCCAGCATTAGTCCCGCTCCTATTGCATCACTCGATGTTTCACACGACGCTCTCAGGCCTCTCGCAGGAAGTAGTGCTGACAACTCAGGTGGATGGTCGAGAAGCTGATCGACGAACAGGAAGCCTGCTCTGGACCCATTTCGGGATCAGCGGCCCCGTCGTCATGGACGCCAGCCGCTTCTGGACCCTTGCAACGAATCAAGGCGTACGTGTGGATCTCTATGGCAACTTCGTGCCGGGTCGATCATCTGAGGCATTGAAAGAATGGTTTATCAGACAGACCGTTGAACATCCGAAGCGCTCGGTCGTACGAACCCTCTCATTACTGGTTCCAGATCGCTTCGCCGAATCACTCTGCCGTCATAGTTCTTGCGATCCGCAGCACATCATGGCTCAGGTCGCACGCACGGATCGAGATCGGTTGTTGAACGCTCTGACCAGGTTTCGATTTCCGATCGAGAGCGACCGCGGGTGGAACTTTGCTGAAGTCACGGCCGGAGGCGTGCCCTTGGAGGAAATCGACTATCGCACGATGGAATCAAAGCTGCTCCCTGGACTTTATCTCGCCGGGGAACTGTTGGATTGCGACGGCCGAATCGGGGGGTTCAATTTTCAATGGGCTTGGACGACAGGCGGGCTGGCAGGGCGATCAGCAGCCAAGAGCCTTCTTACGAGAAATCGGCATCAGGAAGCCCATAATTGA